The DNA segment TTCCCGAACGCGCTCTTGGCCACGGCGATGATGATGACGTGATCGAGCAACCGTTGTGGTGCTTTGATGCTCTTCGTGTGCGTGAACAGTCCGACCTCGAGACACTCGCTCACCTCCAGGGTCTGTCCCCCGATAATCTCGTAGCCAGTGTCGTGGCCACCATGATAGAACGTGACGCGATCAGGTTCGGGCCCGGACTTCAGGATGAAGATTTTCGCGGCTTCTTTCCCCTGGTTACAGATGTGAAAGAGGTTATCGAACCAGGAGGTCGAATCTGAGTTGACGCCGACACCGCCACCCTCCGTTGGATTCTTTCGGTCCATGCGGATTCGAAGGTGGTTTTTTCGGTCGTAATCGACGAAGCTCCGATTCGGTCCATCGCTCCGTTTGAGGCCGAGATAGGCGTCCCGGTCGTGTGCGACGCTGATCTTTGCTGAGCGTTTCGAGACGACACCGGTGAACGCACCGGTGCCGATGAGCGCTGTCGCCCCGATGGCCGCGCTCCCAGAGCCGAGCAGGAAGTGTCTTCGGTTCATGAGTGGATGGCACGTTGTCGGACGACCGACGCAGTCCTCGGTCGCCAACACGCTTGCGCTCATCCACATCGTTTTGGGGTTTGTGTATGCGCCCCGAGCAATATCGTCAGCAGTTGCCTGATACGCATGTGTCCGAAAATGACAGGTCGAAGGCGGCCATTTCTCGACTCTCGAGGGTTGCCCGAGCGGCTTCTCGAGGTTCGCTGCAGATTCTGTTCTCGTGTACGAAAAAGAGGGATATCGCGCCTCTCGGCCCCTCAAACCCGATTTTTAGCTATGCGCCTTTTGGCGTACTCGATACACGAACGGGTATGGATACCCTGTTTCCGGTTCGGTACCGCGTTACGGTTCCTACGCCCTGATTACTTAATGGCGGTATTCGTGACGTTCCAGGCAGGGGATACGCGGATCATATGAATACAGTAGCCAATACAGTGCCGTCCGGGTCGGAGGGCGAGGGGGGTCTCTCTCGAGATGAGGTGTTTACGATGTTGAGCAACCGGCGACGGCGCTGGGTGCTCTACTATCTCAAACGCCACGAGGGGAATCGTGTCGATTTACGAACGCTCGTGGATACGATTTCAGCGTGGGAGTACGGAACCTCGGTCGAGGCACTCTCCTGGAAACAACGGAAACGAGTGTATACGGCGCTGCGACAGTCACACCTGCCAAAACTGGACGACGCAGGCATCGTCAAATATGACCAGTCTCGCGGCACCGTCGAACTGACGGATTCCGCACACGAGGTGCAACTGTACCTCGAGTACGTCCCGGCACACGATATTCCGTGGAGCCAGTACTATCTCGGTTTGACGCTCGTTGGTACGGCCCTGGTCGTCCTCGCCTGGGGACCGATCTACCCCTTCGACGGACTTTCGGGCCTCGTACTCGCGTCGATGGTCCTCGTTATGTTCGGGATCTCGGCACTCGTCCACCACTATCACCTCCGACAGCACAAACTGGGTGCCAGAGACGTGCCACCAGAGATCTCCAACGCTTGATAGCCGCTCGCCGTTTCTGTGACGTGAAGTGTTTCCAAAACTGAATAGTCACGCGGAACCGCAACGTTAACACCGACGGTCACCAACGATGGGACAGGTATGACTATGGTCCGCGTTCTGATCGCTGCCGGACTCTCGTTGCTCTGGCCGGGTGTCGGCCACGCGATG comes from the Natronosalvus amylolyticus genome and includes:
- a CDS encoding DUF7344 domain-containing protein — protein: MNTVANTVPSGSEGEGGLSRDEVFTMLSNRRRRWVLYYLKRHEGNRVDLRTLVDTISAWEYGTSVEALSWKQRKRVYTALRQSHLPKLDDAGIVKYDQSRGTVELTDSAHEVQLYLEYVPAHDIPWSQYYLGLTLVGTALVVLAWGPIYPFDGLSGLVLASMVLVMFGISALVHHYHLRQHKLGARDVPPEISNA